Proteins encoded by one window of Paenibacillus urinalis:
- the sigW gene encoding RNA polymerase sigma factor SigW, producing MDNLENRLVNLILKGDQRAFAELVELYKDKLFHLAYRMLNNRHEAEDIVQETFLRVYRNMEKYDPEQKFSTWIYRIATNLCIDRLRRKKPSYSLDAELGDQEGTDGYAMIPSDNRTPESEALLSETQRIIRDAIETLPAKYKSIMVLRYLQDLSLQEISDILGMPVTTIKTTVHRGREFLRKKLEFKL from the coding sequence GTGGATAATTTGGAGAATAGGTTGGTCAATCTAATACTTAAGGGTGATCAACGGGCTTTCGCTGAGCTTGTGGAATTGTATAAGGATAAATTGTTTCATTTGGCTTATCGGATGCTGAACAATAGACATGAAGCAGAAGATATTGTGCAGGAAACTTTTTTGAGAGTATACCGGAATATGGAGAAATATGATCCAGAGCAGAAATTCTCGACTTGGATCTATCGGATTGCAACGAATTTATGTATCGATAGACTCCGGAGAAAGAAACCTTCCTACTCGCTCGATGCCGAGCTTGGAGATCAGGAGGGGACTGATGGATACGCCATGATTCCAAGCGATAACCGGACCCCTGAGAGTGAAGCGCTGTTGTCTGAGACGCAGCGGATTATTCGTGATGCAATTGAAACGCTGCCTGCTAAGTACAAGTCGATCATGGTACTACGCTATTTACAGGATCTATCTCTACAGGAGATCAGTGATATATTAGGGATGCCTGTCACAACCATTAAGACGACAGTACATAGAGGCCGTGAATTTTTGCGTAAAAAGCTAGAGTTCAAATTGTAG
- the ppc gene encoding phosphoenolpyruvate carboxylase, which translates to MTELMATANKNNSNNLLRRDVRFLGNILGEVLVHQGGNELLNVVEKIRETSKALRAENTPELFQEFMSMIQGLDSDRRHQVIRAFAIYFQLVNIAEQNHRIRRKRDYERSAGEAVQPGSIEKAVQTLKDKGFGYTEVQSILETMSLELVMTAHPTEASRRVILDIHKRISEDVMLLDNPTLTHREREQLREKLLNEVITLWQTDELRDRKPTVLDEVRNGMYYFHETLFHVLPDVYEELERCLEKYYPEHRWHVPTYLRFGSWIGGDRDGNPSVTADVTWETLRMQRKLALREYQRILIELMGKLSFSTNIVTVSEELMSSIEEDRQKVVLKKADIWRNEKEPYRIKIAYMLSKLNNVLDDNKVDQSDRYASPEELINDLKLIDRSLRYHYADYVADTYVKKIIRQVELFGFHTATLDVRQHSQEHENAMKEILAHMNIVDDYSALSEEEKIDLLAGLLSDPRPLTSSHFSYSESTQECLEVYRTIYRAQKEYGRNCINSYLISMTRGASDLLEVMVFAKEVGLYRREPDGTVICTIQSVPLFETIEDLHAAPAIMKRLFELSVYRNCVSAMEDLQEIMLGYSDSNKDGGVVTANWELLVAMNEITAVSQKYNIKLKFFHGRGGALGRGGMPLNRSIMAQPPHTIGGGIKITEQGEVLSSRYSLQGIAYRSLEQATSALLTSAMVASVEAPAEEEAWKEIIVSISEASLKKYQDLVFNDPDFFNFFKESTPLPEVGELNIGSRPSKRKNSNRFEDLRAIPWVFAWTQSRYLFPAWYAAGTGLQSFYQGKEENLRVLQDMYKNFPFFSTLIDTVQMAVGKADMNISKQYTSMVQDDVIRARVKGKILEEYELTKELLLKITGQQDILDNVPVIQESIRLRNPYVDPLSYLQVQLLTELRALREQNGDDSELLREVLLTINGIASGMRNTG; encoded by the coding sequence ATGACAGAACTTATGGCAACCGCGAACAAAAACAATTCAAATAATTTGTTGCGTCGGGATGTGAGGTTTCTAGGTAATATACTTGGTGAGGTTCTGGTACATCAAGGAGGGAACGAACTCCTGAACGTTGTTGAGAAGATTCGCGAGACGAGCAAGGCTTTACGTGCTGAGAATACGCCTGAATTGTTCCAGGAGTTTATGAGCATGATACAGGGGCTTGATTCGGATCGACGTCATCAAGTTATTCGTGCTTTTGCGATTTATTTTCAATTGGTGAACATCGCAGAGCAGAATCATCGGATCCGCCGTAAGAGGGATTACGAGCGTTCTGCGGGAGAGGCTGTACAACCGGGTTCTATTGAGAAGGCTGTACAAACATTGAAGGATAAAGGTTTTGGCTATACTGAGGTACAGAGCATCTTGGAAACAATGTCCCTGGAGCTAGTCATGACCGCGCATCCAACCGAAGCTTCCCGCCGAGTTATTCTTGATATACATAAACGTATATCTGAGGATGTTATGCTCTTGGATAATCCAACCCTTACGCATCGTGAACGTGAACAGCTGCGTGAGAAGCTCCTGAACGAGGTCATAACACTCTGGCAAACAGACGAACTGCGTGATCGTAAGCCAACCGTGCTCGATGAGGTAAGGAATGGAATGTACTATTTCCATGAAACGCTGTTCCATGTACTACCGGATGTTTATGAAGAGCTGGAGCGCTGCCTAGAAAAGTATTATCCAGAACATCGCTGGCATGTGCCTACTTATTTACGTTTTGGCTCCTGGATTGGCGGAGACCGGGATGGGAACCCTTCCGTAACGGCTGACGTTACCTGGGAGACCCTTAGAATGCAGCGTAAGCTTGCTCTGCGTGAATATCAGCGTATTTTGATTGAATTAATGGGTAAACTGAGTTTCAGCACGAATATCGTTACCGTTTCTGAAGAGCTCATGTCTTCTATTGAAGAGGATCGTCAGAAGGTAGTTCTGAAGAAGGCGGATATTTGGCGGAATGAGAAGGAACCTTATCGCATTAAAATCGCCTACATGCTTTCCAAGCTGAATAATGTGCTTGATGACAACAAAGTCGACCAGTCAGACCGTTACGCTTCACCGGAGGAATTGATTAACGACCTGAAGCTAATTGACCGCAGCTTGAGATATCATTATGCGGATTATGTCGCAGACACTTATGTTAAAAAGATTATTCGCCAAGTGGAGCTGTTCGGCTTCCATACCGCGACTTTAGATGTTCGTCAGCACAGCCAAGAGCATGAGAATGCTATGAAGGAAATCTTGGCTCATATGAACATTGTAGATGATTATTCTGCTCTATCTGAGGAAGAGAAGATCGATTTGCTAGCCGGCTTGTTGAGCGATCCACGACCATTAACTTCTTCACATTTCAGCTATAGCGAGAGCACGCAGGAATGTCTTGAAGTATATCGCACGATCTACAGAGCTCAGAAGGAATACGGCAGAAACTGCATTAACAGCTATCTGATCAGTATGACCCGAGGTGCTAGTGATCTTCTCGAAGTAATGGTCTTTGCCAAAGAAGTAGGTCTCTACCGCAGAGAACCAGATGGCACTGTGATTTGTACCATTCAATCTGTGCCACTATTCGAGACTATTGAAGATCTACATGCAGCACCAGCGATCATGAAACGCTTATTCGAATTGTCGGTATATCGCAATTGTGTATCCGCGATGGAGGATCTGCAAGAGATCATGCTGGGTTACTCGGATAGCAACAAAGACGGTGGAGTTGTTACAGCAAACTGGGAGCTGCTCGTAGCCATGAATGAAATTACGGCAGTAAGCCAGAAGTACAATATAAAACTCAAGTTCTTCCACGGACGTGGAGGAGCGCTTGGTCGCGGCGGTATGCCGCTAAACCGCAGTATCATGGCACAGCCGCCTCATACCATTGGTGGAGGCATCAAGATTACGGAACAAGGAGAAGTTCTCTCCTCACGTTATTCCCTGCAAGGAATCGCCTATCGAAGCCTTGAACAGGCGACGTCTGCTCTTCTGACAAGTGCTATGGTTGCCAGTGTGGAGGCACCGGCTGAAGAAGAGGCTTGGAAGGAAATTATCGTATCGATCTCAGAAGCTTCTCTGAAGAAGTACCAAGATCTTGTATTTAATGATCCTGACTTCTTCAATTTCTTCAAGGAATCTACCCCGCTGCCTGAGGTTGGTGAGCTAAATATTGGATCCCGACCTTCTAAGCGGAAGAACAGCAATCGTTTTGAGGACTTACGTGCCATTCCTTGGGTGTTTGCTTGGACACAGAGCCGTTATCTCTTCCCTGCATGGTACGCTGCTGGTACAGGCCTACAGAGCTTCTATCAGGGCAAAGAGGAGAATCTGAGGGTGCTTCAGGATATGTATAAGAACTTCCCGTTCTTCAGTACATTGATTGATACCGTACAGATGGCGGTAGGCAAGGCAGACATGAACATCTCGAAGCAGTACACATCTATGGTACAGGATGATGTGATTCGTGCACGTGTCAAAGGCAAAATCCTTGAAGAATATGAACTAACAAAGGAACTGCTTCTAAAAATTACAGGGCAGCAGGATATCCTTGATAATGTGCCTGTGATTCAGGAATCCATTCGCTTGCGTAATCCGTACGTTGATCCGCTAAGTTACTTGCAAGTGCAGCTGCTTACTGAGCTTCGTGCATTGCGTGAACAAAACGGAGACGATTCTGAATTACTCCGGGAAGTGCTGCTTACCATTAACGGCATTGCCTCAGGGATGCGGAACACAGGCTGA
- a CDS encoding stage II sporulation protein M, whose amino-acid sequence MFRFQTFLMDARSISRYILVATLIFIGGGVLGWMSTGVLQDIMLQQISGLSEISNELRQSENVQWSFFTFIFFNNAIKGVLVIFAGALGGIIPVIFLIINGGVLGFLLHAAWQQGISYYEVVVKGLLPHGIIEIPAIIIACAFGLKLGVMIYKALGEIGMETSTRSIRLGAYMRQTATASLWIVILLFIAAIIESTLTYFLVQ is encoded by the coding sequence ATGTTTCGTTTTCAAACCTTTTTAATGGATGCTCGATCAATATCTCGATACATACTCGTAGCAACACTGATCTTTATAGGTGGTGGAGTGCTCGGTTGGATGAGTACAGGAGTTCTGCAGGATATCATGCTTCAGCAAATCAGTGGACTTAGCGAGATCAGCAACGAGCTGCGGCAAAGTGAGAATGTCCAGTGGAGCTTTTTCACGTTTATTTTTTTCAATAATGCCATAAAAGGTGTGCTTGTCATCTTTGCAGGAGCACTCGGCGGAATTATCCCCGTAATCTTCTTAATCATAAATGGCGGAGTGCTAGGCTTCTTGTTGCATGCAGCATGGCAGCAGGGAATTAGCTATTACGAGGTCGTAGTAAAAGGTTTGCTGCCACATGGCATTATCGAAATTCCAGCCATTATTATTGCTTGTGCCTTTGGACTGAAGCTCGGTGTAATGATATATAAGGCGCTGGGTGAAATCGGTATGGAAACAAGCACGAGATCCATTAGACTAGGTGCATATATGAGACAGACGGCGACCGCATCCTTATGGATTGTAATACTTTTGTTTATTGCTGCTATTATAGAGAGCACATTGACATACTTCTTGGTACAGTAA
- the pdaB gene encoding polysaccharide deacetylase family sporulation protein PdaB, with the protein MNSYFYVLNGRKIKRFLIVFAAAIFTLGIIYIETEDISVFSEGGAPAAVYSVPTEKKVIALTFDISWGDKRTEPILKVLEEQNVQRATFFLSSPWSKTHPEIVASIKDAGYEIGSHGHKHVNYSSLTDEEIRKQISTAHSILTEVSGKEPSLIRLPNGDFDKRVLRIADTLNYQVVQWDTDSLDWKNPGVDQIVDRVVSKAHPGDIVLLHASDSVKQTHEALPQIIEQLRQKGYEFVTVSELINQSNVKGAEVRDQAMNDTQL; encoded by the coding sequence ATGAACTCATATTTCTATGTATTAAACGGGAGAAAAATCAAAAGGTTCCTCATCGTGTTCGCCGCTGCAATCTTTACACTCGGGATCATCTATATTGAAACAGAGGATATTTCCGTGTTCTCCGAAGGCGGAGCTCCTGCAGCTGTATACAGTGTACCTACGGAGAAGAAAGTGATCGCTCTTACATTTGATATCAGCTGGGGTGACAAGCGAACAGAACCTATTCTCAAAGTACTGGAGGAGCAAAATGTCCAGAGGGCTACCTTCTTCCTATCCTCTCCCTGGAGTAAAACCCATCCTGAGATCGTAGCTTCCATAAAGGACGCAGGTTATGAAATTGGAAGCCATGGTCACAAGCATGTCAATTACAGCAGTCTGACGGATGAAGAAATTCGCAAGCAGATTTCAACAGCACATAGTATTTTAACCGAAGTATCCGGAAAAGAACCGAGCTTAATTCGTTTGCCAAACGGTGATTTTGATAAACGAGTCCTTCGTATCGCTGATACTTTGAATTATCAAGTGGTTCAGTGGGACACCGATTCCCTGGATTGGAAGAACCCTGGCGTCGACCAAATCGTAGATCGTGTTGTAAGTAAAGCTCATCCTGGAGATATTGTACTCCTGCATGCCAGTGATTCTGTTAAACAAACCCATGAAGCCCTTCCTCAAATTATCGAGCAGCTACGTCAAAAAGGATATGAGTTCGTTACTGTATCCGAATTGATCAATCAATCTAATGTTAAAGGTGCCGAAGTACGCGATCAAGCGATGAACGATAC